The following proteins are co-located in the Polystyrenella longa genome:
- a CDS encoding imm11 family protein, translating to MKTQSIFEIQYDSLNYRYLKLTSHVRSGYPLSYGRPLVETPDWSFCYLSLEEDVADEFELMEIDDGGDPVLAERRFQAGVADCTFPLGFVAPIFSTRAKEILAHVFEQTGQLFPVQVESETFYVFNCTRLLDAVDSATSEVRYTEGGRPVDFIRLNFKEDVLTGETLFKTRWPPPPESITGVDYSEISPPLKLFATQTFVDLVSKNELTRFDFIPVT from the coding sequence ATGAAAACGCAATCTATCTTTGAGATCCAATACGATTCCTTGAACTATCGCTATTTAAAGTTGACGTCTCACGTTCGCTCTGGGTATCCATTATCGTATGGAAGGCCGCTGGTAGAGACTCCAGATTGGTCATTTTGTTACCTGTCTCTCGAAGAGGATGTCGCCGACGAATTCGAACTGATGGAAATCGATGATGGTGGCGATCCTGTACTGGCTGAACGTCGATTTCAGGCAGGCGTAGCCGACTGTACCTTCCCGCTCGGTTTCGTAGCCCCTATCTTTTCCACTCGCGCTAAAGAAATTCTTGCTCATGTGTTTGAACAAACGGGACAGCTTTTCCCCGTTCAGGTCGAAAGCGAGACATTTTATGTATTCAATTGCACGCGACTTCTCGATGCTGTCGATTCTGCAACTAGTGAAGTCCGTTATACGGAAGGAGGACGCCCAGTCGATTTCATTCGTTTGAATTTCAAAGAAGACGTCCTTACTGGCGAAACGCTGTTCAAGACACGTTGGCCGCCGCCTCCGGAATCGATCACGGGCGTAGACTATTCTGAAATCTCTCCCCCGCTGAAACTGTTCGCGACGCAGACTTTTGTGGATCTGGTCAGTAAAAATGAATTAACGAGATT